In Acaryochloris marina S15, a single genomic region encodes these proteins:
- the petE gene encoding plastocyanin produces the protein MRYLNPLRLGLTTTLMAVLLVIGGFWPGSTALAATSTIQMGSSTGMLVFEPTEVTIAPGDTVHYEVAGVPPHNVVFDPGNSAGDVGPLSHQAFAMSGGFDVTFPADATPGSYSFYCEPHRGAGMTGTITVQG, from the coding sequence ATGCGCTACCTTAACCCCTTACGTCTGGGTCTAACGACCACCTTAATGGCAGTACTGCTGGTAATCGGTGGGTTTTGGCCAGGCTCAACTGCTCTTGCTGCAACATCCACGATTCAAATGGGTTCTTCTACAGGCATGCTAGTGTTTGAACCGACTGAAGTGACGATTGCTCCAGGAGATACGGTGCATTACGAAGTGGCAGGTGTACCTCCCCATAATGTGGTGTTTGATCCGGGTAATTCTGCTGGTGATGTCGGTCCTTTGTCTCATCAGGCCTTTGCTATGTCCGGTGGATTTGATGTAACTTTCCCTGCCGATGCCACTCCAGGCAGCTATTCTTTCTACTGTGAACCCCACAGGGGCGCAGGAATGACTGGCACTATTACAGTTCAAGGCTAA
- a CDS encoding high light inducible protein: MDRSQLTAGTASLSGYEAEWWAGNVRNTDFSGTLLGAHLCHAALMSCVPGAFIIQEAARFQPGIPLSEQGMVFMPHLAGLGIAVGSGGEVLSTYPYFVIGVLHFFVAAFCCAGGLFHTIAGEANLGDYPEGSWAAQFDYDWDDFESTSSILGHHLLCLGVACLLFAGNAAYGNGLYDPLVGEVRQITPNLNPITLLGYLFGFANGEWTILGMAAVNNMEDLVGGHFLVAIVDIAGAAFHIINKKPTAFFKNRLIFSFPNGGLVRAGICNSEAILSYSVASVGFIAISSAIFTQYCDIAFAPEFYGVDRSGAASIQLILGVNWMVVGGLWHSLRGERLHALKNK; encoded by the coding sequence ATGGACAGGTCCCAGCTCACTGCGGGGACGGCAAGCCTGAGCGGTTATGAAGCGGAATGGTGGGCAGGCAATGTCCGCAACACTGATTTTTCTGGTACGCTTCTGGGTGCTCATTTATGCCATGCAGCTCTAATGAGCTGTGTTCCCGGCGCTTTTATTATTCAAGAGGCTGCTCGCTTTCAACCCGGCATTCCATTGTCGGAGCAAGGTATGGTCTTTATGCCTCACCTGGCGGGTTTAGGTATAGCCGTGGGCTCAGGTGGAGAGGTTCTGAGTACGTATCCCTATTTTGTGATTGGCGTTCTGCACTTCTTTGTGGCGGCATTCTGTTGTGCGGGTGGGCTATTTCACACCATTGCTGGAGAGGCGAATCTAGGAGATTACCCTGAAGGTAGCTGGGCCGCTCAATTCGATTATGATTGGGACGATTTTGAGTCCACCTCCTCTATTTTGGGCCATCACCTGCTTTGCTTAGGGGTTGCTTGTCTATTGTTTGCAGGCAATGCTGCTTATGGGAATGGCTTATATGATCCCTTGGTCGGTGAAGTTCGTCAGATTACTCCCAACCTGAATCCGATTACCTTGCTCGGTTACTTATTCGGATTTGCGAATGGAGAATGGACGATTTTGGGAATGGCGGCGGTTAACAATATGGAAGACCTAGTCGGGGGACATTTCCTGGTTGCCATTGTTGATATTGCAGGGGCTGCCTTTCATATCATTAATAAGAAACCTACGGCCTTTTTCAAAAATCGGCTAATCTTTTCCTTCCCTAATGGAGGTTTGGTGCGCGCTGGTATTTGCAATAGCGAAGCTATTCTGTCTTATAGTGTGGCTTCAGTGGGTTTTATTGCCATCAGTTCTGCCATTTTTACCCAGTATTGCGATATCGCTTTTGCTCCTGAGTTTTACGGCGTTGATCGGTCTGGGGCCGCTTCCATCCAGCTCATTCTGGGAGTGAACTGGATGGTCGTCGGGGGGCTATGGCATAGCCTGCGTGGCGAAAGGCTTCATGCCCTCAAGAATAAATAG
- a CDS encoding class I fructose-bisphosphate aldolase: protein MSTYTQELRATAKALVARGKGILAIDESNGTCNKRFAQLSIPTTEENRRAYRELILTTPRLSTYISGPILFDETIRQTTRNGKSFVQVITEAGMIPGIKVDTGAKDLAARPGEKVTEGLDGLRDRIAEYYGMGARFAKWRGVITIDNGIPSQACIDVNAQALARYAALCQEGGLVPIVEPEVLIDGDHTLEQCYQVTDRTLHTVFGQLYDQGIAFDQMILKPSMVVAGKDCPQQPSVDEVAEATINCLRKNVPASVAGVAFLSGGQSAERSAAHLNVMNARYAEICPWPVTFSYARAIQQPALEHWRGESQRVTEAQQRLLHRAKCNSAARLGEYSSEVERELALV, encoded by the coding sequence ATGAGTACCTATACCCAAGAATTAAGGGCCACTGCAAAAGCTTTGGTGGCAAGAGGTAAGGGCATCTTGGCAATTGATGAGAGTAATGGCACTTGTAATAAGCGATTTGCTCAGCTAAGCATTCCTACGACCGAAGAAAATCGGAGAGCTTATCGGGAGTTAATCCTAACAACACCTCGACTTTCTACTTACATCAGTGGTCCCATTTTGTTTGATGAGACCATTCGACAGACGACTAGAAACGGTAAATCATTTGTACAAGTGATTACTGAAGCTGGCATGATTCCTGGGATTAAAGTAGATACCGGGGCCAAAGATTTAGCAGCTCGCCCTGGTGAAAAAGTAACGGAAGGATTAGATGGCCTGCGAGATCGCATTGCTGAGTACTACGGTATGGGGGCTCGTTTTGCTAAATGGCGGGGTGTGATCACTATTGATAATGGCATTCCCAGTCAAGCCTGCATTGATGTGAATGCGCAGGCTTTGGCCCGATATGCTGCCCTCTGTCAAGAAGGGGGTTTAGTTCCCATCGTCGAGCCAGAAGTCTTAATTGACGGTGACCATACCTTAGAACAGTGTTATCAGGTCACAGATCGCACCCTCCATACCGTGTTTGGTCAGCTCTATGATCAAGGGATTGCTTTTGATCAAATGATTCTGAAGCCCAGCATGGTGGTTGCGGGCAAAGATTGTCCCCAACAGCCCAGTGTGGACGAGGTTGCAGAGGCAACGATTAATTGTCTTCGTAAAAATGTGCCTGCTTCGGTTGCAGGAGTGGCCTTTTTGTCGGGTGGCCAAAGTGCTGAACGATCTGCTGCCCATCTCAATGTTATGAATGCCCGGTATGCAGAGATTTGTCCATGGCCGGTCACGTTTTCCTATGCGAGAGCGATCCAGCAGCCGGCATTGGAACATTGGCGAGGTGAGAGTCAGCGCGTAACCGAAGCTCAACAGCGGCTGTTGCATCGTGCCAAATGTAATAGTGCTGCCCGATTGGGTGAATATAGCTCTGAAGTTGAGCGAGAGCTGGCTCTCGTCTAA
- a CDS encoding class I SAM-dependent methyltransferase: MPSTQSVRATQLRGVPETLMITLYARAIENQQTNSILHDAKAVEIIQQLDYDFSKFKQGWSSQLACVIRAGQMDRMVQNFIKTHPYAVIVNLGAGLCTRFSRLQTAHVHWYDVDFPEVIDLRRQVFEACDSCSQDGSDNNHLIAKSILDFSWMDEIDRESKQPMMIIYEGVAMYLTAAENQALLQHIQTRFGSIEVLFDVISQRVARSTSTHDTVSKTSAGFKWGINQSLDLERWGPGFILKREEFYLQHFLDDLQRLPTTWRLISQILPSLPIMLFKNSGRIVGLQVGL; the protein is encoded by the coding sequence ATGCCATCTACCCAGTCTGTTAGAGCAACACAACTCAGAGGCGTTCCTGAGACTTTAATGATTACTCTTTATGCTCGCGCCATTGAAAATCAGCAGACAAACTCTATCCTTCACGATGCCAAGGCAGTAGAAATTATCCAGCAGCTCGATTACGACTTTTCCAAGTTTAAGCAAGGGTGGTCTTCGCAATTAGCATGCGTGATCCGAGCAGGACAGATGGATCGAATGGTTCAGAATTTTATCAAGACTCATCCCTATGCAGTGATTGTCAATTTGGGGGCTGGCTTATGTACCCGGTTCTCACGGTTGCAAACGGCCCATGTCCATTGGTATGACGTTGATTTTCCCGAGGTCATTGATCTGCGACGACAGGTATTTGAAGCTTGTGATAGCTGTAGCCAAGACGGAAGTGATAACAACCATTTAATCGCTAAATCCATCTTGGACTTTTCCTGGATGGATGAGATTGATCGTGAGTCTAAACAACCAATGATGATCATCTATGAGGGGGTTGCCATGTATCTCACAGCAGCGGAAAATCAAGCCCTCTTACAGCACATTCAAACCCGATTCGGCTCCATTGAAGTTTTATTCGATGTCATTAGTCAACGGGTTGCCCGCAGTACTTCAACCCATGACACAGTGTCCAAAACCAGTGCTGGATTTAAATGGGGAATCAACCAATCCCTAGATCTAGAACGTTGGGGTCCAGGCTTTATCCTCAAGCGGGAAGAGTTTTATCTGCAGCACTTTTTGGATGATCTACAGCGATTGCCAACGACTTGGCGATTGATTAGCCAAATATTGCCATCATTGCCAATCATGCTGTTCAAGAATTCAGGACGAATAGTCGGTCTCCAAGTTGGGCTTTAG